The Altererythrobacter sp. Root672 genome includes a window with the following:
- a CDS encoding phytase, translating to MRTLAITLATASFALAGCASNPVGLPAVEVTAVAETDPVGTANEDAADDPAIWRNAADPAASLIVATDKKSGLLVYDLSGKTRFTDNSGLLNNVDLATMPDGRVIVVASDRNDPANAKLRLWRLDTAKARLEPLGAVSGGTGEAYGVCLWRNGDSLIAYSVLKEGVTHEVRIKLNGTPTGEPLRTMKLSTQTEGCVVDPSDGTLYVGEEDVGIWKFAPGATEGKLVAPVDNQHLVADVEGLALLRTGDRAVLVASSQGDNAYAVFALPDMTPLGRFRIVAGKFGSTEETDGIELAGGSFGADYPDGLFIAQDGHNQPAAQNFKLVSWAAVKAALGLN from the coding sequence ATGCGCACTCTGGCAATAACCCTGGCGACGGCGAGCTTTGCGCTCGCCGGATGCGCCTCCAACCCCGTGGGCCTGCCGGCCGTCGAGGTCACTGCGGTGGCCGAGACGGACCCGGTCGGCACCGCGAACGAGGATGCCGCCGACGACCCGGCGATCTGGCGCAACGCTGCTGACCCGGCCGCGAGCCTGATCGTCGCGACCGACAAGAAGTCTGGCCTGCTGGTCTACGACTTGTCGGGCAAGACGCGGTTCACCGACAACTCGGGCCTGCTCAACAACGTCGACCTGGCGACAATGCCCGACGGACGCGTGATCGTGGTGGCGAGCGACCGCAACGATCCGGCCAATGCCAAGCTGCGCCTGTGGCGGCTCGACACCGCCAAGGCTCGCCTCGAACCGCTCGGCGCGGTCTCGGGCGGGACGGGCGAGGCTTACGGCGTTTGCCTTTGGCGCAACGGCGACAGCCTGATCGCCTATTCAGTGCTCAAGGAAGGGGTGACCCACGAAGTGCGGATCAAACTCAACGGAACGCCCACGGGCGAGCCGTTGCGCACGATGAAGCTCTCCACCCAGACCGAAGGGTGCGTGGTCGATCCGTCTGACGGGACGCTCTATGTCGGCGAAGAAGACGTCGGCATCTGGAAGTTTGCTCCGGGCGCGACCGAGGGCAAGCTGGTGGCGCCGGTTGATAACCAGCACCTCGTAGCTGACGTCGAAGGCCTGGCGTTGTTGCGCACTGGTGACCGGGCGGTGCTCGTCGCCTCCAGCCAGGGCGACAACGCCTATGCCGTGTTCGCCTTGCCGGACATGACTCCGCTCGGCCGCTTCAGGATCGTGGCTGGCAAGTTTGGCTCGACTGAGGAAACCGACGGCATAGAGCTCGCCGGCGGCAGCTTCGGCGCTGACTACCCGGACGGGCTGTTCATCGCGCAGGACGGCCATAACCAGCCTGCGGCGCAGAACTTCAAGCTGGTGTCCTGGGCCGCGGTAAAGGCGGCGTTGGGGCTGAATTGA
- a CDS encoding dihydroorotase, with protein MKQLRPLTITGGLLVTPSGVKGGSIRCVQSMIEAVGEVRPQDGDEVVDAGGRLIAPGLVDFGVFAIDKPAFHFGGITRAALMPDQSPPLDHPARVRFAAASGKPDFWVHPLAAATVGLEGAQLAELALMRDAGARAVATGRAWIGDSGVMLRLLQYAAMLGLVVVTHAEDGGIAGQAAATAGEMATRLGLPSAPAEAEALAVARDIALAEMTGARLHLRQVTTRAALGLVRAAKGRGVAVTAGVTPAHFMLSDLALQGFRTFARLSPPLREEADRQAVIDAIGDGTIDVIASGHDPRGPEDKRLPFADATPGMAGAETLLALVLTLVRDRVIPMERAFDLVSRNPALLLGVQAGELRAGAEADVALIDPAKPWIVDSTKMAATAGNTPFDRQPVQGRVTGLWKGGVEVG; from the coding sequence ATGAAGCAGCTGCGCCCGCTCACGATCACCGGCGGCTTGCTGGTCACGCCCTCAGGCGTGAAAGGCGGCTCGATCCGCTGCGTCCAGAGCATGATCGAAGCCGTCGGCGAGGTTCGGCCGCAGGACGGCGACGAAGTTGTCGATGCCGGCGGACGGCTAATCGCCCCCGGCCTGGTCGACTTCGGCGTATTCGCGATCGACAAGCCGGCGTTCCATTTCGGCGGCATTACCCGCGCCGCGCTGATGCCCGACCAGTCCCCGCCGCTCGACCATCCGGCTCGCGTGCGGTTCGCTGCTGCGAGCGGCAAGCCCGACTTCTGGGTCCATCCGCTCGCCGCCGCCACGGTGGGGCTCGAAGGTGCGCAATTGGCCGAACTGGCGCTGATGCGCGATGCCGGAGCCCGCGCCGTGGCCACGGGCCGCGCCTGGATCGGCGACAGCGGCGTCATGCTGCGCCTGCTGCAATATGCCGCCATGCTCGGCCTGGTCGTCGTTACCCATGCCGAGGACGGCGGCATCGCCGGCCAAGCGGCGGCGACGGCGGGTGAAATGGCCACTCGCCTCGGCCTGCCCAGCGCTCCGGCCGAAGCCGAGGCCCTGGCGGTTGCGCGCGACATCGCCCTGGCAGAAATGACCGGCGCACGCCTGCACTTGCGCCAGGTGACGACACGGGCCGCGCTCGGCCTTGTCCGGGCGGCAAAGGGCCGGGGTGTAGCGGTGACGGCGGGCGTCACGCCGGCGCATTTCATGCTCTCGGACCTGGCGCTGCAAGGCTTCCGCACCTTCGCCCGCCTGTCTCCGCCGCTGCGCGAAGAGGCGGACCGGCAAGCGGTGATCGACGCCATCGGCGATGGCACGATCGACGTCATCGCGTCGGGCCACGATCCACGCGGACCGGAGGACAAGCGCCTGCCGTTCGCCGATGCCACGCCGGGCATGGCCGGGGCCGAAACGCTGCTCGCCCTGGTGCTGACGCTGGTGCGCGATCGGGTGATCCCGATGGAACGCGCTTTCGATCTCGTCTCTCGCAACCCCGCTTTGCTGCTTGGGGTTCAGGCCGGCGAGTTGCGTGCCGGGGCCGAGGCGGACGTTGCCTTGATCGATCCGGCAAAGCCCTGGATCGTCGACTCTACCAAGATGGCGGCCACCGCCGGGAACACCCCGTTTGACCGTCAGCCGGTCCAGGGTCGTGTCACTGGTCTGTGGAAGGGTGGGGTGGAAGTCGGTTAG
- a CDS encoding bacterioferritin-associated ferredoxin produces MYICVCNAVRECELRRAAQRSCGNAERVYETLGKRPQCGQCLEEADEIIFEERLCGSQLALAAA; encoded by the coding sequence ATGTACATCTGCGTCTGCAATGCCGTTCGGGAATGCGAACTCCGCCGCGCTGCTCAGCGTAGCTGCGGAAATGCTGAACGCGTCTACGAAACTCTCGGCAAACGGCCCCAATGCGGGCAGTGCCTGGAAGAGGCTGACGAGATCATTTTCGAAGAGCGCCTGTGCGGTTCGCAACTCGCACTCGCAGCTGCCTGA
- a CDS encoding DUF418 domain-containing protein: MSEVEVQSAAPSQPVSAAERIVALDFIRGIAVLGILFPNIVAYGHPMLAYYWPEGLPGGSTAFDRFVWLFQFVLIDGKLRGIFTLLFGAGLILFLDRVDARGGRPDLQIRRLAWLGVFGAAHTFLIWTGDILLLYAVAGFGALLMTGWDARAQLRIGVAWFLAGALVFSAAFGSSLAAEGFPPIPDPTPLSHEQAQAGAADLVKEANEETEVTQVGDWPKLVAWRVTQEGPELPFELLFFTLVETIPLMLIGMALYRLGLFEGRLDRAKMRRWGWIGFAGGAALTLPIGLWVMSAGFPVLLTQFAFNGLSAFLHLPMVLGLTALLSLWAPRAAQGWLGSRVVAAGRMAFSNYLGGSILMMFVFQGWAGGQFGQLHRLGLLPFVLLAWVLMLAWSKPWLAHFRYGPLEWLWRCLTYWQLMPIRK; encoded by the coding sequence ATGAGCGAGGTCGAAGTCCAGAGTGCCGCACCCAGCCAGCCGGTCAGCGCGGCAGAGCGTATCGTGGCGCTCGACTTCATTCGCGGCATTGCGGTGCTCGGCATCCTGTTCCCCAACATCGTCGCCTACGGGCATCCGATGCTGGCCTACTACTGGCCCGAAGGCCTGCCGGGCGGATCGACCGCGTTCGACCGGTTCGTGTGGCTGTTCCAGTTCGTCCTGATCGATGGAAAGCTGCGCGGGATTTTCACATTGCTGTTCGGGGCCGGACTGATCCTGTTCCTCGATCGCGTCGACGCGCGCGGTGGCAGGCCCGACCTGCAAATCCGGCGGCTCGCGTGGCTGGGTGTCTTCGGGGCCGCCCACACATTCCTGATTTGGACGGGCGACATCCTCTTGCTCTACGCCGTCGCTGGGTTTGGCGCGCTGCTCATGACCGGCTGGGACGCGCGGGCACAGCTGCGGATTGGGGTGGCCTGGTTCCTCGCCGGAGCCCTGGTTTTCTCGGCCGCCTTTGGATCGTCGTTGGCCGCGGAGGGCTTCCCCCCGATCCCCGACCCGACGCCGCTCTCGCACGAGCAGGCTCAAGCAGGCGCCGCCGATTTGGTGAAGGAGGCGAACGAGGAAACCGAGGTGACGCAAGTCGGGGACTGGCCCAAGCTTGTGGCCTGGCGCGTGACCCAGGAAGGGCCTGAACTGCCGTTTGAGCTCCTGTTCTTCACCCTGGTAGAGACGATACCGCTGATGCTCATCGGCATGGCCCTCTATCGCCTGGGACTGTTCGAGGGCCGGCTGGATCGCGCGAAGATGCGGCGCTGGGGCTGGATCGGGTTCGCCGGCGGAGCCGCGCTGACCTTGCCGATCGGCTTGTGGGTCATGTCGGCGGGCTTTCCGGTGTTGCTGACCCAGTTTGCGTTCAACGGCCTGTCCGCGTTCCTTCACCTGCCGATGGTTCTCGGCCTCACCGCCCTGTTGTCGCTATGGGCTCCGAGAGCCGCGCAAGGCTGGCTCGGTAGCCGCGTGGTCGCGGCTGGACGAATGGCATTCAGCAACTACCTGGGCGGCTCGATCCTGATGATGTTCGTCTTCCAGGGATGGGCGGGCGGTCAGTTCGGCCAGTTGCACCGACTCGGGCTACTGCCGTTCGTGCTTCTGGCGTGGGTTTTGATGCTGGCCTGGTCGAAGCCCTGGCTCGCACACTTCCGCTACGGCCCGCTCGAATGGCTGTGGCGCTGCCTGACGTACTGGCAATTGATGCCCATTCGCAAATAA
- the bfr gene encoding bacterioferritin → MKGDPQVIEYLNKALTNELTAINQYWLHYRVLNHWGVKKLAEYERHESIDEMKHADTLSERILFLDGLPNFQALHKLKVGETVEEILKADLALEYEAVPLLKDAIAYAESVRDYVSREIFERILESEEEHIDFLETQFDMIERMGLQNYVQLNSEAPEAD, encoded by the coding sequence ATGAAGGGTGATCCGCAGGTAATCGAATACCTGAACAAGGCGCTCACGAACGAGCTGACGGCGATCAACCAGTACTGGCTGCATTACCGCGTGCTCAATCACTGGGGCGTGAAGAAGCTCGCCGAGTACGAGCGTCACGAATCGATCGACGAGATGAAGCACGCCGACACGCTGTCGGAGCGGATTCTGTTCCTCGATGGACTCCCCAACTTCCAGGCCTTGCACAAGCTCAAGGTGGGCGAGACGGTAGAGGAAATCCTCAAGGCCGATCTCGCGCTGGAATATGAGGCCGTCCCGCTGCTCAAAGACGCGATCGCTTACGCCGAAAGCGTGCGCGACTACGTCAGCCGCGAGATTTTCGAACGCATCCTCGAAAGCGAGGAAGAGCACATCGACTTCCTCGAAACCCAGTTCGACATGATCGAACGGATGGGGCTGCAGAACTACGTGCAGCTCAATTCAGAGGCGCCGGAAGCGGACTGA
- a CDS encoding SPOR domain-containing protein, with the protein MLSDLNKPVRAAILALAVLGAAPAMADVKAGVDAWSRGDFAVAVREWEAPAANGDADAMFNLAQAYRLGRGVPIDAGRAEDLYARAAAAGHIRAADTYGLMLFQDGRREAALPYVQAAARRGDPRAQYLLGVAHFNGDLLERDWARAYALLTLANGQGLPQAAAALSEMDQAIPLEQRQQGAGLATQLREEAQLARATELTAAELEPSLVSADPQPVTPATPRVVAARSALDDAVRATGMENPADAGVSFALGRASGPVSEPVVAEVREAKPVVVSVIETPAPMARPAPAPERTTAPTPARAPAQVATGPWRVQLGAFSVAGNAEKLWSKLSGRAELKGRERLMIPSGRVTKLQAGGFPTRAAADEACRSLQHSGQDCLVTRS; encoded by the coding sequence ATGCTATCTGATCTGAACAAGCCGGTCCGCGCCGCCATTCTCGCGCTCGCCGTGCTGGGCGCCGCGCCCGCGATGGCGGACGTCAAGGCGGGCGTCGACGCTTGGAGCCGGGGCGATTTCGCCGTGGCCGTGCGCGAATGGGAAGCGCCCGCCGCCAACGGCGATGCCGATGCCATGTTCAATCTCGCCCAGGCCTATCGGTTGGGACGGGGGGTGCCGATCGATGCGGGCCGCGCTGAGGATCTCTACGCCCGCGCCGCGGCGGCCGGTCACATCCGGGCCGCCGATACCTATGGACTGATGCTGTTCCAGGATGGCCGTCGCGAAGCCGCGCTACCTTATGTGCAAGCAGCCGCCCGGCGGGGTGATCCGCGCGCGCAGTATCTGCTCGGCGTGGCCCACTTCAACGGAGACCTGCTGGAGCGCGACTGGGCGCGTGCCTATGCCTTGCTGACCTTGGCGAACGGGCAGGGGCTGCCACAAGCGGCTGCCGCCCTTTCCGAGATGGACCAGGCCATCCCGCTCGAGCAACGCCAGCAAGGCGCCGGTCTGGCGACGCAGCTGCGTGAAGAGGCGCAGCTCGCTCGGGCAACCGAACTTACGGCGGCCGAACTTGAACCTTCGCTCGTCAGCGCCGACCCGCAGCCGGTCACTCCCGCAACGCCGCGAGTTGTCGCAGCGCGGTCGGCTCTCGACGATGCCGTCCGGGCGACGGGCATGGAAAATCCTGCCGATGCTGGAGTGAGCTTCGCGCTGGGTAGGGCCAGTGGGCCGGTGAGTGAACCCGTTGTCGCCGAGGTGCGGGAGGCGAAGCCGGTCGTCGTCTCGGTGATCGAGACTCCTGCACCAATGGCAAGGCCAGCACCGGCGCCAGAACGGACGACTGCCCCGACACCGGCACGCGCGCCCGCTCAAGTCGCCACGGGCCCCTGGCGGGTACAGCTCGGTGCGTTCTCGGTTGCGGGCAACGCCGAGAAATTGTGGAGCAAGCTTAGCGGCCGGGCTGAGCTCAAGGGCAGGGAGCGGCTGATGATCCCCTCTGGCCGGGTGACCAAGCTGCAAGCGGGTGGCTTCCCCACTCGCGCCGCCGCCGATGAGGCGTGCCGGTCGCTTCAGCATTCGGGTCAGGATTGCCTTGTGACCCGCAGCTGA
- a CDS encoding ParA family protein, protein MRVLALASQKGGSGKTTLSGHLAVQAQRAGAGPVVLIDIDPQGSLADWWNEREADYPAFAQTTVARLANDLAILRQQGFKLAVIDTPPAITMAIQSVISVAELIVVPTRPSPHDLRAVGATVDLCERAGKPLIFVVNAATPKAKITSEAAVALSQHGTVAPITLHHRTDYAASMIDGRTVMEVEPEGRSAQEVVALWHYIADRLEKNFRRTVFAAPGTAVQTPGNYRPQGGFGRRVAQ, encoded by the coding sequence TTGCGCGTATTGGCATTGGCTTCGCAGAAAGGCGGGTCGGGCAAGACCACGCTCTCGGGTCACCTGGCGGTCCAGGCGCAGCGCGCGGGCGCCGGCCCTGTGGTCCTGATCGACATCGATCCTCAAGGCTCTCTCGCCGATTGGTGGAACGAACGCGAAGCCGATTACCCGGCCTTTGCCCAAACCACTGTCGCGCGGCTCGCGAACGATCTGGCCATCCTCCGCCAGCAAGGTTTCAAGCTCGCGGTAATCGACACGCCTCCGGCCATTACCATGGCGATCCAGTCGGTCATCTCGGTGGCTGAACTGATCGTGGTGCCGACGCGCCCTTCGCCGCATGACTTGCGCGCCGTCGGCGCTACGGTCGATCTGTGCGAACGCGCCGGCAAGCCGCTGATCTTCGTGGTCAACGCTGCCACCCCCAAGGCCAAGATCACCTCGGAAGCCGCCGTCGCGCTGTCGCAGCACGGCACGGTCGCCCCGATCACCCTGCACCATCGCACCGACTACGCCGCCTCGATGATCGACGGCCGGACGGTCATGGAAGTCGAGCCCGAAGGACGCAGCGCCCAGGAAGTCGTGGCGCTGTGGCACTACATCGCCGACCGCCTCGAAAAGAACTTCCGCCGGACGGTCTTCGCCGCTCCCGGCACCGCGGTTCAAACGCCCGGCAATTATCGCCCGCAAGGCGGCTTCGGCCGCCGCGTCGCCCAGTAA
- a CDS encoding SPOR domain-containing protein, with translation MTMNRTIANKRGIHIALTTTLAGTLLASCATGTPPSAAISAGLAQEALAQGKQDKAITHAEAAVLAEPRNAEFRATLASAYLDAGRFDSAAATFSDAMELGNGSPRVVLGRALALAGAGKHAEAAELLNKHEGDIATADLGLALAISGQQQRGIMLMSNAIRRGENTAKMRQNLAYSYALGGQWREARLMAQQDVPADKVGDRMAEWAMMAQPEAWQQRVATLLDVPAGVRDTGQPAQLALANNPAIEQLFAEAAVPTAEPAFTEFAEPSGELPALASIDPSAGIERIERPTLQPVSAAPAVAPVVQVAQVAPRAAPQPSARRAPARAVAASAQQANGTHRVQLGSFLSEASARRAWNIYARKYPELSGHQMVISEAVVRGKHYWRVSAAGFAKSSSTAMCGRVKASGNTCFAYDQSRPLPGAVDTGVQLARR, from the coding sequence ATGACCATGAACCGCACCATCGCCAACAAGCGTGGGATCCACATCGCCCTGACCACGACCCTGGCCGGGACTCTCCTGGCAAGTTGTGCGACGGGCACGCCACCGTCCGCGGCCATTTCGGCCGGCCTGGCGCAGGAAGCGCTTGCCCAGGGCAAGCAGGACAAGGCGATCACGCACGCCGAGGCGGCCGTTCTGGCAGAGCCCCGCAACGCCGAATTCCGCGCGACTCTGGCTTCGGCCTATCTCGACGCGGGCCGGTTCGATTCCGCTGCCGCCACTTTCAGTGACGCGATGGAGCTCGGCAACGGCTCGCCCCGCGTGGTGCTTGGGCGCGCCCTGGCACTCGCCGGTGCCGGCAAGCATGCCGAAGCCGCCGAACTGCTCAACAAGCACGAAGGCGATATCGCCACGGCCGACCTCGGCCTGGCCCTCGCCATCTCCGGGCAGCAGCAGCGCGGCATCATGCTGATGTCGAACGCCATCCGCCGCGGCGAGAACACCGCCAAGATGCGGCAGAACCTGGCCTATTCCTACGCCCTCGGCGGCCAGTGGCGCGAAGCGCGCCTGATGGCGCAGCAGGACGTGCCGGCCGACAAGGTTGGCGACCGCATGGCCGAGTGGGCCATGATGGCCCAGCCCGAAGCCTGGCAGCAACGCGTTGCCACTCTGCTGGACGTACCGGCAGGCGTGCGCGACACCGGCCAGCCGGCCCAGCTGGCCCTGGCCAACAATCCGGCTATCGAACAGCTTTTCGCCGAAGCCGCCGTTCCGACGGCCGAGCCGGCCTTCACCGAGTTCGCCGAGCCGTCGGGAGAGCTTCCGGCCCTCGCTTCGATCGATCCCAGCGCAGGGATCGAGCGCATCGAGCGTCCCACCCTTCAGCCGGTCAGCGCTGCTCCCGCGGTCGCTCCGGTTGTCCAGGTTGCGCAGGTCGCCCCGCGCGCCGCTCCGCAACCTTCTGCCCGTCGCGCCCCGGCTCGCGCCGTCGCTGCTTCGGCTCAGCAGGCTAACGGGACGCACCGGGTGCAGCTCGGCAGCTTCCTCAGCGAAGCGAGCGCTCGCCGCGCCTGGAACATCTACGCTCGCAAGTATCCCGAGTTGTCCGGGCACCAGATGGTGATTTCGGAGGCCGTGGTTCGCGGCAAGCACTACTGGCGCGTTTCGGCCGCCGGCTTTGCCAAGTCCTCGTCCACCGCAATGTGCGGCCGGGTGAAGGCTTCGGGCAACACCTGCTTCGCTTACGACCAGAGCCGCCCGCTTCCGGGCGCGGTCGACACCGGCGTGCAATTGGCGCGCCGTTGA
- a CDS encoding TonB-dependent receptor plug domain-containing protein translates to MRLWGHLSNGAAFTAIALAFTLPAQAQVADSADEGSSEAAQPQTSNQIVVQADIGFRNRSEGAEPVLVYDEDYFQRFEPLTAGDALKRVPSVTFLSDVIESDGPRLRGLDPGYTQILINGERVPGPNPDRSFFLDRIPAELIEQVEIVRSSSARRTGDAVAGTINIKLRDALALDGGYIKGGGILFDDGELKPTLGLYYGGALGPGRVLVGANLQGRYNPKEKLSLRYSDSPENNPNFATDDFENREDQSDIRDGTDYAFNGSYILESDTTTVEFSGNYVRTDRTETERSFEYNVVSGTPGPVEFEDDDNLGLLTDAHQLEDIDQENWTFGAKLAHEWSFGKTTFKANLARFNDNVDSTETEVAFDTDEGDDPEWESKLTAQHNDDQELSFALDHQVPVSMDINFVVGGFLQDKDRDTNIGEAEQDGGLDDRNWDQFTNSPADLIGAFDDPEAVDLSTISERRRDLYALFEGDHGVVSWEAGVRWESTRTRITDLIEEVAVDNDYNYFLPSASLKYDIGMGRFTLSGARTVRRPQFDYLTPATLEEEIGDNDFQGNPLLMPEKAWGADFGYEHHLGRTGVIGVNVFYRKIDDLVELATVFDDNGDPIPSDNGDGIVLQPQNVGDGEVYGVEFDLSADLGFIGLPNTGVFGNLSVLDSSVEDAFGERRFNDQSDLVYNFGVIQNLPKYGVALGATYRKQGSAFGRVLTEEVTTTYGADLEIFIEKRVGDSFTIRAVGSNLLDGKKKEAFNKFDSIEDQVDRDFDEYELESERAGPVFQLVGRYAF, encoded by the coding sequence ATGAGACTTTGGGGGCACCTTTCGAATGGTGCAGCATTCACCGCGATCGCACTAGCGTTTACGCTGCCTGCACAGGCGCAAGTCGCTGATAGCGCTGACGAGGGCTCGAGCGAAGCCGCGCAGCCGCAAACCAGCAACCAGATCGTGGTCCAGGCCGACATCGGTTTCCGCAACCGTAGCGAGGGCGCCGAACCCGTTCTGGTCTATGACGAAGACTACTTCCAGCGCTTCGAGCCGCTGACTGCCGGCGACGCGCTCAAGCGCGTTCCTTCGGTCACGTTCCTCTCGGACGTCATCGAAAGCGATGGCCCGCGCCTGCGTGGCCTCGATCCGGGCTACACCCAGATCCTGATCAACGGCGAGCGAGTGCCGGGTCCCAACCCCGACCGCTCGTTCTTCCTCGACCGTATCCCTGCAGAGCTCATTGAGCAGGTCGAGATCGTTCGTTCCTCCTCGGCACGCCGCACGGGCGATGCGGTGGCTGGCACGATCAACATCAAGCTGCGCGACGCGCTCGCCCTCGACGGTGGATACATCAAGGGCGGTGGGATCCTGTTCGATGACGGCGAACTGAAGCCTACTCTCGGCCTCTATTACGGCGGGGCTCTCGGGCCGGGCCGGGTGCTTGTCGGCGCCAACCTGCAAGGCCGTTACAATCCGAAGGAGAAGCTGAGCCTCCGTTACAGCGACTCACCGGAGAACAATCCGAACTTCGCCACCGACGACTTCGAAAATCGCGAAGACCAGAGCGATATCCGCGACGGTACGGACTATGCGTTCAACGGTAGCTACATTCTCGAGTCCGACACGACCACGGTCGAGTTCAGCGGCAACTATGTCCGCACGGACCGCACCGAGACCGAGCGCAGCTTCGAATACAACGTCGTCTCGGGCACCCCTGGACCGGTCGAATTCGAAGATGACGACAATCTGGGCCTCCTGACCGACGCGCACCAGCTTGAAGATATCGACCAGGAAAATTGGACCTTCGGTGCCAAGCTCGCCCACGAATGGTCGTTCGGCAAGACCACGTTCAAGGCTAACCTCGCGCGCTTCAACGACAACGTCGATTCGACCGAGACCGAAGTCGCGTTCGATACCGACGAAGGCGACGATCCCGAGTGGGAAAGCAAGCTCACGGCTCAGCACAACGATGACCAGGAGCTGTCATTCGCTCTCGATCACCAAGTCCCGGTGTCGATGGACATCAACTTCGTGGTGGGCGGCTTCCTGCAGGACAAGGATCGCGACACAAACATCGGCGAGGCCGAGCAGGACGGCGGACTCGACGACCGCAACTGGGATCAGTTCACGAACTCTCCCGCCGATCTGATCGGTGCGTTCGACGATCCGGAAGCCGTGGACCTCAGCACCATCAGTGAAAGGCGCCGCGACCTCTATGCGTTGTTCGAAGGCGATCATGGCGTGGTTAGCTGGGAAGCCGGCGTCCGCTGGGAGAGCACCCGGACCCGCATCACCGACCTGATCGAGGAAGTAGCGGTCGACAACGACTATAACTATTTCCTGCCGTCCGCGTCGCTCAAGTACGACATCGGCATGGGTCGGTTCACGCTTTCGGGTGCGCGCACTGTGCGTAGGCCGCAGTTCGACTATCTGACGCCGGCAACGCTGGAAGAAGAGATCGGCGACAACGACTTCCAGGGCAATCCGCTGCTGATGCCGGAGAAGGCCTGGGGCGCCGATTTCGGCTACGAGCATCACCTTGGCCGTACCGGCGTGATCGGGGTCAACGTGTTCTATCGCAAGATCGACGATCTGGTTGAGCTGGCGACGGTGTTCGATGATAACGGCGATCCCATTCCCAGCGACAACGGCGACGGCATCGTCCTTCAGCCGCAGAACGTTGGCGACGGCGAGGTCTATGGTGTCGAATTCGACCTTTCGGCTGACCTGGGCTTCATCGGCCTCCCCAACACCGGTGTGTTCGGCAACCTTTCGGTGCTCGACAGCTCGGTCGAGGATGCGTTCGGGGAACGTCGCTTCAACGATCAGTCGGACCTGGTGTACAACTTCGGCGTGATCCAGAACCTGCCGAAATACGGCGTTGCGTTGGGCGCCACCTACCGCAAGCAGGGCTCGGCGTTCGGTCGCGTCCTCACTGAGGAAGTGACCACCACTTACGGCGCGGATCTCGAGATCTTCATCGAGAAGCGTGTCGGTGACAGCTTCACCATCCGTGCGGTCGGTTCGAACTTGCTCGACGGCAAGAAGAAGGAAGCGTTCAACAAGTTCGACTCGATCGAGGATCAGGTGGATCGCGACTTCGACGAATATGAACTCGAGAGCGAACGGGCTGGACCGGTGTTCCAACTGGTCGGACGGTACGCCTTCTGA